A DNA window from Halorussus salinus contains the following coding sequences:
- a CDS encoding DUF6684 family protein, with translation MADAVILVRTVSSYDMSHPVFNRETLLDISVNIIPLVILLFFTVFLLVFSPWPQNTFLDLIALGLHIIPFVLLALLTYIAAYYI, from the coding sequence GTGGCCGACGCCGTTATACTCGTCCGGACCGTGTCCTCTTACGACATGTCCCATCCCGTGTTCAACCGCGAGACGCTGCTGGACATCTCGGTGAACATCATCCCGCTGGTCATCCTGCTGTTTTTCACCGTGTTCCTCTTGGTGTTCTCGCCGTGGCCCCAGAACACGTTCCTCGACCTCATCGCGCTCGGACTGCACATCATTCCGTTCGTTCTGCTAGCTCTCTTGACGTACATCGCGGCCTACTACATCTGA
- a CDS encoding type 2 lanthipeptide synthetase LanM family protein, producing the protein MLLEDEKRKLAGQARTFHERENGPTNVVGHDSVTDSEELLHEWKAQFPDEESFQKRLAMEGLTESNIRRHATKNYWPEDLPFPDWITEIERLIDYIENSPCSNRPNIPSSEDLPFDDILTPIAMYAYDRLSDNIDLRTISPLIEWLLERLERHSVRVLYTEFKSFVEYKDPELIAADPDDFADPPTEYYQKFVNEVFDGAFKDLCIEYPVLARNFIQITEQWITTVEETYQRLQDDLNLLHEHFQVDGAVMELEPLTEDTHAGGRVPVRVSLESGSIIYKPRPVEGGASFYEILNRLDNHLSTPKFETPNYLPRDSYGWMEFIEYEDLPDNAAVEKYYERAGALLCFTYVLNFTDCSLENLIVSRANPVLVDGETLLHPHVGPKSLPARTELANEIINSVLLSGLLPSLTGEPGDIDGEQLATALAGLGTRSGTSSLSNRSRSSIKAINTDVMSVTKSKEVINRSTNTPTFDAKDYPPENHINSLVSGFERTYETIRELHDSGLFLTEIVTPDLVTDVKNRLLYRPTQQYNTILESATDLAPLRNGVWFTVKMESLAALYFHPYAQAESYWPMYAAERKALRRLDIPRFSSYSDRETIYHDNKPLEATADTSGYELLRHRLDEMDAADKRRQAWLIRQSYRATETPTTDLPCSTTTTANRFLDEALSLFDDVLQSNNGHGWVSVTPAGQTFSLTRAGPSLYYGRSGIALAAAAIYQVTENEEYRNIVEEALKPVINTISDDTSIGFGGMKGVGSPVYALSVAAELVDEETYRPKARKAIRQVTREKIADDDTFDVVEGSAGTLLALLAYYDRFGDEEALNRALVCGERLLQGRMVAGDYRVWKTTQDTPSTGFAHGSSGIAYALGRLGAAADEPRFIEAAHEALSFESELFSSNQTNWMESPEYPDYQDRWCHGRTGIALSRIGLAKELGDESLLVDAEAALSETANATPAPFDNVCCGNFGRVEALIEGSRHTDLDRTTATELAGRCLARRDRDGALALPGHDSSFVNPTFFNGLSGVVYTLLRSQEPDTLPCALLLE; encoded by the coding sequence ATGCTATTAGAAGATGAAAAACGTAAACTTGCAGGGCAGGCACGGACATTCCACGAGCGAGAAAATGGGCCTACTAATGTTGTCGGACACGATTCAGTTACCGATTCAGAGGAGTTGTTGCACGAATGGAAAGCGCAGTTTCCAGATGAGGAATCATTTCAGAAACGCCTTGCAATGGAAGGTCTCACCGAATCAAATATCAGAAGACACGCCACTAAAAATTATTGGCCAGAAGATCTTCCGTTTCCGGATTGGATTACAGAAATCGAAAGACTGATTGATTACATTGAAAACTCTCCCTGTAGTAACCGACCCAATATACCTTCATCGGAGGATCTGCCATTCGATGATATACTAACTCCGATCGCGATGTACGCTTACGATCGTCTCTCTGATAACATCGATCTCCGAACTATATCACCGCTGATTGAGTGGCTCCTAGAGCGACTTGAGCGACACAGTGTTAGAGTACTTTATACCGAGTTTAAGAGCTTTGTGGAGTATAAGGACCCGGAACTAATAGCGGCTGACCCGGACGACTTCGCAGACCCTCCAACTGAATACTATCAAAAGTTCGTCAATGAAGTGTTCGACGGTGCGTTTAAAGACCTCTGTATAGAGTATCCAGTACTCGCGCGAAACTTTATTCAAATAACCGAACAATGGATAACTACCGTCGAGGAGACGTATCAGCGACTTCAAGACGATCTAAATTTGCTACACGAACATTTTCAGGTTGATGGTGCCGTAATGGAACTTGAACCGCTCACGGAGGACACGCACGCCGGAGGTCGCGTCCCAGTTCGCGTTTCACTCGAATCTGGTAGTATAATATACAAACCACGACCTGTCGAAGGAGGCGCATCATTCTACGAAATTCTAAATAGACTTGACAATCATCTCTCAACCCCAAAATTCGAGACACCGAACTACCTGCCTCGCGACAGTTATGGTTGGATGGAATTCATAGAGTACGAAGACCTCCCAGACAATGCTGCTGTTGAGAAGTATTACGAGCGTGCTGGTGCATTGCTCTGCTTCACGTATGTTCTCAACTTTACCGACTGTTCGTTAGAGAACCTAATTGTCAGCAGAGCCAACCCAGTACTCGTCGACGGAGAGACGTTGTTGCATCCACACGTAGGGCCGAAGTCACTTCCGGCGAGAACGGAATTAGCTAACGAAATTATCAATTCCGTCCTTCTGTCTGGACTACTCCCCAGTTTGACTGGCGAACCAGGGGACATAGATGGAGAACAACTAGCGACGGCCCTTGCTGGACTTGGCACACGAAGTGGCACTTCGAGTCTGTCGAATCGGTCGCGTTCCTCGATTAAAGCAATCAACACAGATGTCATGTCCGTCACGAAGTCAAAGGAGGTGATTAACCGGAGCACTAATACGCCGACATTCGACGCCAAAGACTATCCGCCGGAAAATCATATTAACTCGCTCGTTAGTGGCTTTGAAAGAACGTATGAGACGATCCGTGAACTTCATGATTCTGGCCTATTTCTTACGGAAATCGTCACTCCGGATCTGGTAACAGATGTCAAAAACCGTCTATTGTACCGCCCTACACAACAATATAATACAATTCTAGAATCAGCCACTGACTTAGCACCGCTTCGAAATGGTGTCTGGTTCACTGTCAAAATGGAAAGTTTAGCGGCACTGTACTTCCATCCATATGCCCAAGCAGAGTCTTATTGGCCGATGTACGCCGCCGAACGCAAAGCACTTCGCCGACTCGATATTCCACGGTTCTCGTCCTATTCCGACCGAGAAACCATATATCACGACAATAAGCCTTTAGAAGCAACTGCCGACACCTCGGGGTACGAACTCCTTCGACATCGACTTGACGAAATGGACGCCGCCGACAAGCGTCGACAGGCTTGGCTGATACGGCAGAGTTATCGGGCAACCGAGACACCGACGACTGACCTTCCGTGTTCAACCACGACGACGGCCAATCGGTTTCTGGACGAAGCACTCAGCCTGTTTGACGATGTACTTCAATCTAACAACGGGCATGGGTGGGTGTCGGTAACCCCCGCTGGACAAACGTTTTCGCTGACTCGGGCCGGTCCTTCGTTGTACTACGGACGAAGTGGCATCGCGCTCGCAGCAGCAGCCATATATCAAGTCACCGAAAACGAGGAGTACCGAAACATCGTCGAAGAAGCTCTTAAACCGGTAATTAATACTATTTCTGACGATACTTCGATCGGTTTTGGTGGAATGAAAGGTGTGGGCTCGCCAGTGTACGCCCTCTCTGTCGCAGCTGAATTGGTAGATGAGGAAACATACCGACCCAAAGCACGGAAAGCTATTCGACAGGTAACTAGAGAAAAAATTGCGGACGATGACACGTTCGATGTGGTGGAGGGAAGCGCCGGGACGTTACTCGCATTACTCGCATACTACGATAGGTTCGGCGACGAAGAGGCGTTAAACCGAGCACTCGTCTGTGGAGAACGCCTTCTTCAAGGACGTATGGTCGCTGGGGACTATCGTGTGTGGAAGACGACGCAGGACACACCGAGTACTGGTTTCGCACATGGTTCGAGCGGAATCGCCTACGCACTCGGTAGGCTCGGGGCAGCCGCTGACGAGCCACGGTTCATTGAAGCGGCGCATGAGGCATTGTCATTCGAGTCAGAGTTATTTTCCTCCAACCAGACTAACTGGATGGAGTCACCCGAATACCCCGACTACCAGGATCGCTGGTGTCACGGAAGAACCGGAATCGCCCTTTCACGGATCGGTCTCGCTAAAGAGCTAGGTGACGAATCGCTACTCGTCGACGCGGAAGCAGCACTTTCCGAGACAGCCAATGCGACACCGGCACCGTTTGACAACGTCTGCTGTGGAAACTTTGGACGTGTCGAAGCGCTTATAGAAGGCTCACGTCACACCGACCTTGACCGCACTACCGCGACCGAACTAGCGGGGCGTTGTCTTGCCCGTCGAGACCGAGACGGTGCGCTTGCCCTACCAGGACACGACTCTTCGTTCGTCAACCCGACGTTCTTCAATGGTCTTTCCGGGGTCGTCTACACGTTGCTTCGCTCCCAGGAGCCTGACACCCTCCCTTGCGCTCTTCTTCTTGAATGA
- a CDS encoding TRAM domain-containing protein has translation MPDCPLAEECPSFQERIEGMGCQHYGDRGGAEWCQHYSQPISDLKTAPVQPGEEVVVDVEDIHESGAGVGRTDDGFIVMVDGVLPEARAKVRVTNVHGSHADGEEVERLPMDDAADETETEPDDDSEDHADSDDGDDGDDGSNRTRLGSRDNFWGS, from the coding sequence ATGCCGGACTGTCCACTCGCTGAAGAGTGCCCGAGTTTTCAGGAACGAATCGAGGGGATGGGATGTCAACACTACGGCGACCGCGGCGGAGCCGAGTGGTGTCAACACTACAGCCAACCGATTTCGGACCTCAAGACCGCCCCGGTCCAACCCGGCGAGGAGGTCGTCGTGGACGTAGAGGACATCCACGAGAGCGGCGCTGGCGTCGGTCGCACCGACGACGGGTTCATCGTCATGGTGGACGGTGTCCTGCCGGAAGCCCGCGCGAAGGTCCGGGTCACGAACGTCCACGGGAGTCACGCGGACGGCGAGGAGGTAGAGCGCCTGCCGATGGACGACGCCGCCGACGAGACCGAGACCGAACCCGACGACGACTCGGAGGACCACGCCGATTCGGACGACGGCGACGACGGCGACGACGGGTCGAATCGGACGCGACTCGGCAGTCGGGACAACTTCTGGGGGAGCTGA
- a CDS encoding SDR family oxidoreductase — MDLGLDGNSALVTASSSGLGRASAKALAAEGANVALCARGEEKLEDAREEIDAAGDGDVVAVPTDITDPDEIEALVDATVDEFGGLDHVVTSAGGPPSGPFLDTTERDWYEAYDLLVMSAVWLTKAAHPHLAESDAGTVVNVTSTSVREAIDGLVLSNAVRRGVIGLMKTQAREFAPEIRVNAVLPGAHETPRIEELVEAAVERGEYDSYDEGLAAWADDIPLDRVGQPRELGDAVAFLSSERASFVNGVAVPVDGGRLRS, encoded by the coding sequence ATGGACCTCGGATTAGACGGTAACTCCGCACTGGTAACGGCGAGTTCGAGCGGTCTCGGCCGCGCCTCGGCGAAGGCGCTCGCGGCGGAAGGCGCGAACGTCGCGCTCTGTGCGCGCGGCGAGGAGAAACTCGAAGACGCCAGAGAAGAAATCGACGCGGCGGGCGACGGCGACGTGGTCGCGGTCCCGACCGACATCACCGACCCGGACGAAATCGAGGCGCTGGTGGACGCCACCGTAGACGAGTTCGGCGGACTCGACCACGTCGTCACCTCCGCTGGCGGGCCGCCGAGCGGTCCGTTCCTCGACACGACCGAGCGCGACTGGTACGAGGCCTACGACCTGCTGGTGATGAGCGCCGTTTGGCTGACGAAGGCCGCTCACCCGCACCTCGCCGAGAGCGACGCGGGCACCGTCGTGAACGTCACCTCGACCAGCGTCCGTGAGGCCATCGACGGACTCGTCCTCTCGAACGCGGTCCGGCGCGGCGTCATCGGCCTGATGAAGACCCAAGCCCGCGAGTTCGCGCCCGAGATTCGCGTCAACGCGGTCCTCCCCGGCGCGCACGAGACGCCCCGAATCGAAGAACTCGTGGAGGCGGCCGTCGAGCGCGGCGAGTACGACAGCTACGACGAGGGGTTGGCGGCGTGGGCAGACGACATCCCGCTCGACCGCGTCGGCCAACCCCGCGAACTCGGCGACGCGGTGGCGTTCCTCTCCAGCGAGCGCGCGAGTTTCGTCAACGGCGTCGCCGTGCCAGTGGACGGCGGGCGACTCCGGAGCTAA
- a CDS encoding antitoxin VapB family protein has product MGTTDKHVRISEENYERLRARRREGESFDDVVDRLLGDDRDLLAGFGAWEGTDQREVVEEIHDRGERESTGRVEKIADRGSDDE; this is encoded by the coding sequence ATGGGCACGACGGACAAGCACGTCCGCATCAGCGAGGAGAACTACGAGCGACTGCGGGCGCGTCGGCGGGAGGGCGAGAGCTTCGACGACGTGGTAGACCGACTCCTCGGCGACGACCGCGACTTGCTCGCGGGGTTCGGCGCGTGGGAAGGAACAGACCAGCGAGAGGTAGTCGAAGAGATTCACGACCGAGGAGAGCGCGAGAGTACGGGACGAGTCGAAAAAATCGCCGACCGCGGGAGCGACGACGAGTGA
- a CDS encoding ABC transporter permease — MTQDSTSVPIESLQPASIGYLQLIKAVLYREYLIFVRYPLNAVGGLFSQLAFFILLFYGGKMLVGHALTDQLEGIIVGYFLWSLSVSAYYEMSGDLGREVQWGTLERHFITPFGFAPIALAKGVAKIVRAFLTSLIVLGVMILITGKTLSLGFLTIVPVATLSILSVLGLGFAAGGVTVLYKRIGSLLTFLQFTFIPLISAPAFNLAWTRYLPLAQGSALLQRAMVEGDRLWELPPLALAVLVGTAVGYLLLGYFVFHLATRRARRLGVLGHY; from the coding sequence ATGACCCAGGATTCAACCTCCGTGCCGATAGAGTCCCTGCAACCAGCATCTATCGGATACCTTCAACTCATCAAAGCAGTTCTCTACAGAGAGTATCTCATTTTCGTCCGCTATCCGCTTAATGCTGTGGGCGGACTTTTCTCACAGTTGGCTTTCTTCATCCTCTTGTTCTACGGTGGGAAAATGCTCGTCGGACATGCACTTACCGACCAACTCGAAGGAATCATTGTTGGCTATTTCCTGTGGAGTCTCTCTGTCAGTGCCTACTACGAAATGTCGGGTGACCTCGGGAGAGAAGTCCAGTGGGGAACACTGGAACGACACTTTATCACCCCCTTTGGCTTTGCGCCTATCGCGCTTGCGAAAGGGGTCGCAAAAATCGTTCGTGCCTTCCTCACGTCTTTAATAGTTCTAGGTGTGATGATTTTAATTACGGGGAAAACACTCTCGCTGGGATTCCTTACAATCGTTCCTGTTGCCACGTTATCGATTCTCTCCGTGTTGGGTCTAGGATTCGCTGCCGGTGGTGTTACCGTCCTCTACAAACGTATTGGTAGCTTACTCACCTTTCTCCAGTTCACGTTCATCCCGCTCATCTCGGCTCCTGCGTTCAATTTAGCGTGGACACGATATTTGCCCTTGGCCCAAGGGAGTGCCCTTCTTCAGCGAGCAATGGTCGAAGGTGACCGACTCTGGGAACTCCCGCCCTTAGCGTTAGCAGTTCTCGTCGGAACCGCAGTCGGCTATCTGCTGCTCGGCTACTTCGTCTTTCACCTCGCAACACGGCGAGCACGACGACTCGGCGTGCTCGGCCACTACTAA
- a CDS encoding V-type ATP synthase subunit D, translating to MAKDVKPTRKNLMQIEDRIQLSERGHDTLEKKRDGLIMEFMDILDQAQDVRSDLEDDYELAQQKINMARAMEGDVAVRGAAAALKEHPEITTESKNIMGVVVPQIESSKVRKGLDERGYGVLGTSARIDEAAEAYEELLESIILAAEVETAMKKMLTEIETTKRRVNALEFKLLPELNENKEYIEQKLEEQEREEIFRLKKIKAKKEEEEKAEREAAAAEAEEAAETVTADD from the coding sequence ATGGCCAAGGACGTCAAACCCACTCGAAAGAACCTGATGCAGATCGAAGATCGCATCCAGCTCTCCGAGCGGGGTCACGACACGCTAGAGAAGAAGCGTGACGGTCTCATCATGGAGTTCATGGACATCCTCGACCAAGCGCAGGACGTGCGCTCGGACCTCGAAGATGACTACGAACTCGCCCAGCAGAAGATCAACATGGCTCGCGCGATGGAGGGCGACGTGGCGGTCCGCGGTGCGGCGGCCGCGCTCAAGGAACACCCCGAAATCACGACCGAGTCCAAGAACATCATGGGCGTCGTCGTCCCCCAAATCGAGTCCTCGAAGGTCCGGAAAGGACTCGACGAGCGCGGCTACGGCGTTCTCGGGACCAGCGCACGTATCGACGAGGCCGCGGAAGCCTACGAGGAGCTTCTGGAAAGCATCATCCTCGCGGCCGAGGTCGAGACCGCGATGAAGAAGATGCTGACCGAAATCGAGACGACCAAGCGCCGCGTCAACGCCTTGGAGTTCAAGCTCCTGCCGGAACTCAACGAGAACAAGGAATACATCGAGCAGAAACTCGAAGAACAGGAGCGCGAGGAGATCTTCCGTCTCAAGAAGATCAAGGCCAAGAAGGAAGAAGAGGAGAAGGCCGAGCGCGAGGCCGCCGCGGCCGAGGCCGAGGAGGCCGCCGAGACGGTCACCGCCGACGACTGA
- a CDS encoding ABC transporter ATP-binding protein gives MQKQHDKREIQPTDDATERGSGNTPALEVERLSKTFETAEDEIVAVDDISFSVESGSVVGLLGPNGAGKTTTIKCILGTMLPDAGDVRVNGINVAKRPKEAYRHIDAMLEGARNDYWRLTVKENLRYFATVSGVDPDSVADRHERLLKQLEMDEKADEPVRDLSRGMKQKVSLASVLASDADVVFLDEPTLGLDVESSTTLRKELGRIVDERELTVVLSSHDMDVIEDICDRVIIVSDGRVIADDAVETLLRSFDTYGYRIASHDIEPHVISIIEGQFDDVETEQYNGRTVLEVATDSTGFYELTDLLSSHDVTLDSVDTVEPDLEEAFLQMTRGNQQ, from the coding sequence ATGCAAAAACAGCACGACAAACGAGAAATTCAACCTACTGATGACGCGACTGAGAGAGGTTCCGGGAACACACCAGCACTCGAAGTCGAAAGGCTTTCGAAGACGTTCGAAACGGCGGAAGACGAAATCGTTGCTGTCGACGATATCTCGTTCAGTGTTGAGTCCGGATCGGTGGTCGGGTTGCTTGGACCGAATGGTGCAGGCAAGACGACGACCATCAAATGCATTCTTGGTACGATGTTGCCTGACGCTGGCGACGTTCGAGTTAACGGTATTAACGTCGCTAAACGACCAAAGGAGGCTTATCGACATATCGATGCAATGCTAGAAGGGGCTCGCAACGATTACTGGCGGTTGACCGTTAAGGAAAATCTACGGTATTTTGCGACAGTCAGCGGTGTCGACCCCGACTCGGTCGCCGATCGGCACGAACGGTTACTCAAACAACTCGAGATGGACGAGAAAGCCGACGAGCCGGTTCGGGACCTCTCTCGAGGAATGAAACAGAAAGTTTCGCTAGCGAGCGTTCTGGCGAGCGACGCAGATGTCGTCTTTCTAGATGAACCAACGCTTGGACTAGATGTTGAGAGTTCGACCACTCTCCGAAAGGAACTCGGCCGTATCGTTGATGAACGGGAATTAACCGTTGTACTTTCCAGCCATGACATGGACGTTATCGAAGACATCTGTGATAGGGTTATCATCGTCAGCGATGGACGCGTCATTGCCGATGACGCTGTCGAGACGTTGCTACGCAGTTTTGACACCTACGGCTACCGAATCGCAAGCCACGACATCGAACCTCATGTTATCTCGATAATAGAAGGTCAGTTCGATGACGTAGAAACTGAGCAGTACAATGGTCGAACCGTTCTCGAAGTTGCAACTGATTCTACTGGGTTCTACGAGCTGACCGACCTCCTTTCTTCTCACGACGTCACACTCGATAGTGTCGATACGGTTGAACCGGATCTTGAAGAAGCGTTTCTCCAGATGACGCGAGGTAATCAACAATGA
- a CDS encoding Tfx family DNA-binding protein, with translation MTDQHDVDEILDRAGFDAETSVLTRRQAEVLALRERGVAQATIADRLGTSRANVSSVEASARENVGKARETVAFAEALRAPVRVVVETGTDLYDVPSRVYDACDEAGVKVNHAAPELMKRVSDEAGEAVEGREVHEDLLIGVTTDGAVTVRKSREVSR, from the coding sequence GTGACCGACCAACACGACGTAGACGAGATTCTCGACCGGGCGGGGTTCGACGCCGAGACCAGCGTCCTGACCCGGCGACAGGCCGAGGTGCTGGCCCTGCGCGAGCGCGGGGTCGCGCAGGCGACCATCGCCGACCGACTCGGCACGTCGCGGGCCAACGTCTCCAGCGTCGAGGCCAGCGCCCGCGAGAACGTCGGGAAGGCCCGCGAGACCGTCGCGTTCGCCGAGGCGCTCCGCGCGCCGGTCCGGGTCGTGGTCGAGACGGGCACCGACCTCTACGACGTGCCCTCGCGGGTCTACGACGCCTGCGACGAGGCGGGCGTGAAGGTCAACCACGCCGCGCCGGAACTGATGAAGCGCGTGAGCGACGAGGCCGGTGAGGCCGTGGAAGGCCGGGAGGTTCACGAGGACCTCCTCATCGGCGTGACGACCGACGGCGCGGTGACGGTCCGGAAGTCCCGCGAGGTCAGCCGGTAG
- a CDS encoding PIN domain-containing protein, whose protein sequence is MKVLDSSFLMDYEDGLAETKEYLLDHSDEKFFVPAPIYAEFLLGGVYGEASSPKRARQHLEWVEVYSASKETADHATDIANEIDAQGPHLSPIDSLVAGVSRELGAPLVTSDSDHTHPSYRKIIDVEEYR, encoded by the coding sequence GTGAAGGTCCTCGACAGTTCGTTTCTAATGGACTACGAAGACGGTCTGGCCGAGACGAAAGAGTACTTACTCGACCACAGCGACGAGAAGTTCTTCGTTCCCGCGCCGATTTACGCCGAATTTCTCCTCGGTGGCGTCTACGGTGAAGCGAGTTCCCCCAAGCGGGCACGACAGCATCTCGAATGGGTGGAAGTGTACTCGGCCAGTAAAGAGACCGCCGACCACGCCACCGATATCGCAAACGAAATCGATGCGCAGGGACCGCACCTGTCGCCAATCGACTCCCTCGTTGCAGGCGTTTCCCGCGAATTGGGCGCACCGTTAGTCACCAGCGACAGCGACCACACTCATCCCTCTTACCGGAAGATAATCGACGTTGAGGAGTATCGCTGA
- a CDS encoding DUF6276 family protein, with product MTCSSCGSEQLLLAVPTDLREYLPEESERVAVCTHCLALEPTDDEPPESPDFARISDAFPGGDAGVAMALAVGLLDSLALYRREIAALLERVERGGTDPLLVLDRLDADPELEPHFDVDRRRTQAEQLLYE from the coding sequence ATGACCTGTTCTTCGTGCGGAAGCGAGCAGTTACTCCTCGCGGTCCCGACCGACTTGCGGGAGTACCTCCCCGAGGAGAGCGAGCGCGTCGCGGTCTGTACCCACTGCCTCGCGCTCGAACCGACCGACGACGAGCCGCCGGAGTCGCCCGACTTCGCCCGCATCAGCGACGCGTTCCCCGGCGGCGACGCGGGCGTGGCGATGGCGCTCGCGGTCGGGTTGCTCGACTCGCTGGCGCTCTACCGGCGCGAAATCGCCGCCCTGTTGGAACGCGTCGAGCGCGGCGGAACCGACCCACTCCTCGTGTTGGACCGACTCGACGCCGACCCCGAACTGGAACCGCACTTCGACGTGGACCGACGGCGGACGCAGGCCGAGCAGTTGTTGTACGAGTAG
- a CDS encoding Dph6-related ATP pyrophosphatase produces MTDATPDAAPTVLSWSGGKDASYALWKMLEAGESVAELLTTVSAETGRTSMHGVRRDLYERQADALGLPIRFVEIPEEADNDEYDERMAEATADYDERGVERIAFADLYLEDVRAYREERLADAPVAGYWPIWGRDTESVAREFADAFAATVVAVDDDALDADFAGRRFDADLLADLPEEVDPCGENGEFHTFVHDGPVFDRPVPIETGERVTKEVGEETTIHYRDLVAAD; encoded by the coding sequence ATGACAGACGCGACCCCGGACGCCGCCCCGACCGTCCTCTCGTGGAGCGGCGGCAAAGACGCCAGTTACGCGCTCTGGAAGATGCTTGAGGCGGGAGAGAGCGTCGCGGAACTGCTGACCACGGTCTCGGCCGAGACCGGACGCACCAGCATGCACGGGGTCCGGCGCGACCTCTACGAGCGACAGGCCGACGCGCTCGGCCTGCCGATTCGGTTCGTGGAGATACCCGAGGAGGCCGACAACGACGAGTACGACGAGCGGATGGCCGAGGCCACGGCCGACTACGACGAGCGAGGCGTCGAGCGCATCGCGTTCGCCGACCTCTACCTCGAAGACGTGCGGGCCTACCGCGAGGAGCGCCTCGCGGACGCCCCGGTCGCGGGCTACTGGCCGATCTGGGGCCGGGACACCGAATCGGTCGCCCGCGAGTTCGCCGACGCCTTCGCGGCCACGGTGGTCGCGGTGGACGACGACGCCCTCGACGCCGACTTCGCCGGTCGGCGGTTCGACGCCGACCTCCTCGCCGACCTGCCCGAGGAGGTGGACCCCTGCGGCGAGAACGGCGAGTTCCACACGTTCGTCCACGACGGCCCCGTCTTCGACCGCCCCGTCCCAATCGAGACCGGCGAGCGCGTCACGAAGGAGGTCGGCGAGGAGACCACGATTCACTACCGGGACCTCGTCGCGGCCGACTGA